GCCGAGGCCGAGGCGACCGAGGTCAACGACCCGAACGCCGACGTCGAGGAGACCGACGAGGCGGAGCTGCTGGGCTTCGTGAGCTTCGACGCCGAGACGGACACGGTACACATCACCCAGCTCGGCGGCACCGAGGCCGCCTGCGAGCGGTTGCTGGAGGAGCCGCTCCGGTTCGCCCGGACCGAGGGGATGACCGTCGAGTTGCTCGTCACCGACCCCGACGCTCCCGCGGCCGTGGCGGCCGAACAGGCCGGCTTCGAACGGATCGGGACGGGGCCGCGCTTCGAGCACTCGGAGACGCTTCGCTACCGGTTCGGGATGGACGACTGACGGAGAACGCAGGAACGGCCGTCGATGACGGCGACAGCGAGGGTCAGGAGAACTTTCTGACGGTCACGTCGAGGTCCTGGAGGTCCACGATGGGCGCGTACCCGGCGTCGGGGTCGATGTTGACGGACTTCTGGAAGTCGGTCTGTTCCTGCCAGCAGCCGGAGTTGATGGCGAGGACGTTGTGGTACTTCCCGAAGCCGAGCTTGTGGACGTGGCCGGTGTGGAAGATGTCGGGGACGTTCTCGATGACGAGGTAGTCCTCCTCCTCCGGAGCGAGGCGGGTGTGGCCCCCGTACTGCGGGGCGACGTGGCGCTTCTTCAGCAGCTGGTACATCGCCTTGTGGGGCTCGTCGTAGCTCGCCTTGTCCTCGGGGAGTTCCGCGATGACCTCGTCCAGCGAGACGCCGTGGTACATGAGGACGGAGACGCCCTCTATGGTCACCGTCGAGGGGTTGCCCGTGATGCGGGCGTCGTGGGCCGACATGATGCTCCGGAGTTCGTCGTCGAAGCCCGGCTGGGGTTCGGCCAACCGGACCGCGTCGTGGTTCCCCGGGATCATGATTATCTCGAGGTCGCCGGGCACCTGCTTGAGCTTCTCGTTGAACGTCTCGTACTGCTCGTAGATGTCGACGACGTCGAGTTCCTCGTCCTGGTTCGGGTAGACGCCGACGCCCTCGACCATGTCGCCAGCGATGCAGAGGTACTCGACGTGTTCGGCCTCCTCGGTGTACAGCCAGTCGCAGAAGGCGTCCCACTCGTCGTGCATGAACTCCTGGCTGCCGACGTGGACGTCGGAGATGAGCGCGGCTTCGACCTTCCGGTCGGCGTAGGACGGCTCGTAGGTCCGGGGCACGTCGGGGAAGTGCATCGAGTCGACGAACACGATGCCGGCGTCGTCCGAGAGCGTCCCCTCGATGGCGATGACCTCGTCACAGAGCAGTTCGTCGACCAGCTCCGCGATGTCGCGGTCCTTCATCACGAGGCAGGGGAACGTCCCCTTGGTGTCCTCCAGTTCGACGAGCCAGTGGCCCGAGGCGGTCGACCGGATGTCGTTGACCATCCCGACGATGGCGACCTCGCTGCCGGGCGCCATCGACTCGATGGCGGTCGTCGGCCGGTGGTTGACCCGCCCCCGCAACTTGCTCGAGAGCTTGTCGTAGCGGTCGCGGAACACCTTCACGAAGTCCTTGTACTCGCCGGTCCCGGTGCTCTGGCCGGTGATGTCTCCGGCGATGTCGACCGACCGCTTCGTGGGGTCGACCTCGCGCTGGAAGGACCCCCCTGTTTCAACTGGAGCAGCCGCGGTATTCCCGGGTGAATGGGGAGAATCTCCACCCGAAACGGAGGGGTCTGGTTCGGCGGTCTCGGGGTCGGCGGCGGTTCCGGGGCCAGCGGTCCCGGAGTCGGCGGCGGCCGGGGTCTGGGTCGGGTCGTCCGGTGAGCCGCCGTTCGCCGCGGCCTCCCGCGCCGACCCGTTCGATTCCGCCTCGCGGACCGTCCGGACGTCCTCGGCGGTGATGACGATGGTGTCCTCGCCGGCCGCGTCGACGACCGCGCGGAGGGTTCCGGTCGGGTCGTCGGCGGTCGCGATGAGCGTCACGGCCTCGCGCTCGGCGTTGTAGCCGTGGCTCGCGAGTTCGCCGACGATGCGTGCAGACCCCTCCAGTGGCACATCACTCTCGAACTAGCCCGGCGGGCAAAAGGGTGCCGAAAGTCGGAACGAATCGAGCCGGAAAGCGCCCGACGACCTGTCGACCGCAACAGAAGGTTGATTGGCGGTGGGAGACTACCCGGAAGCAGATGACCGGACCCGGAAGCGACGACCACCCCGACGACGCCGACGCCGACGAGTCCCCCGGCGACGACGGGATGGACGAGTGGGAGTGGGCCGACGACACATCGACGTCGGCAGACGACGAGTCGGCGGCGCCGGACGACGAGTCGGAACCGGCCGACAGCGGGTCCGGAACCGGCGACGACGACGAGGCTGGCGACCGCGGCTCGCCGGGTGACGATAGCGAACCTGCCTCTCACGACCGCGAGTCGACCGAGCCGGCGGAAGGCCACCCACTGGACACCGACGCCGACAGCGACACCGGCGCCACCGCCCCTGCGCCACAACCGGGGGCGAGCGCGAGTGACGGCGACGAGGACTTCGACGGTCCAATCGACTGGTTCTTCAACACGAGCGACCCCTGGGTCCAGACCATCCGCGACATCGGCAGCAGCGTCCTGACGGTGGCCATCATCGGCCTCGTCCTGTTCGCCGTCAGCGGCGTCTGGCCGCCACTCGTCGCGGTCGAGAGCGGCAGCATGGAGCCCCACATGCACAAGAACGACCTGGTGTTCATCGTCGACGAACACCGGTACGCCCCCGCCAGCGCGGCGGAGGGGACCGGCGTCGTGACCTACCAGCACGCGAAGACCAACGGCGGCTACTGGAGCTTCGGCGACTACGGCAACGTCATCGTCTACCAGCCGTACGGGAGCGACCGCCGCACACCCATCATCCACCGGGCCATGTTCTACGTCGAGGAGGGCGAGAACTGGTACCAGCGGGCGAACAAGAGCTACCTCGACGGCGCGAACTCCTGTGCCGAGATCGCCAACGACGCCTGCCCGGCCCCCCACTCGGGCTTCATCACGAAGGGCGACAACGAGGTGACCAACGACCACTACGACCAGGTCGGCGGCCAGTCCAACGTCGTCCGTCCCGAGTGGATCCAGGGGAAGGCGAAGGTGCGCATCCCCTTCCTCGGCTGGGTCCGCCTCCAGTTCGCCCAGCTCGCGACCGTGACCGCCGGCAGCGCGCCGCCGACGCTGACCGGGCTTCGGCTGCAACTCGGGCTGTTCGCGGCCGGCCTCGGGACCGTTGTTTCGCGTCGACGCGGCTGGCTGTGAGCTGCTGATTCTCGGTTCGGATTCGGTTCTTCAGGTTCGTCGTCCCCCGAGTAGCCGCCTGGCGCGCGCCGACGAGTGTGTCGGAGACCACGAGTCGGACGCGCGAGGGACGACTGGAACGGAGTGAAGTGAAACGAAGCGTAGTGGCGGGAGTCGGCTGGGGAGGGTGTGGCTGCGGTGCTGTGCTGTTGCGGTCTCCACTGCCATCGGCGCGAGTGAACTGCCCGTTCGACGCACCACCACGAGTTCGACTCGAAACGACAGCCATCGACGGAACAGCGCCGGCCGTCAGCGAAACGAGACCTCCTGACGAAGCAATCGGTGAAGCAATCAGTTGTTGAACCGCGCCTGTACGAACGGCTGGATGTTCTCGATGTCGCCCAGCCGCGAGTCGCTCATCAGGACCGCCTCGGTCTCCTCGATTGGGACCGAGAGGCTGATCTCCTTGGTGCGGCCGTAGCGACCCTTCGAGACGACGACCGCGTTCACGATGCCGAGCATGTCAAGCTCGGAGATGAGGTCGGTGACGCGGCGCTGGGTGAGGACGTCGGCGTCGATCTCCTCGCAGAGGCGCTTGTAGATGTTGAACACCTCGCCCGTGTTGATGTTGTGGACGCCGTTCTTCTCCAGCAGGATGATGGCGAACAGGACGAGTTTGCTCTGCGTGGGTAAGGTGCGTACCACCTCGACCACGCGGTCGAGTTCGATCTTGTCCTGGGCCTGCCGGACGTGCTCCTCGTCGACGACCTCGGACTGGGAGCGCTCGGCGAGCTCGCCCGCGGTGCGGAGCAGGTCGAGTGCACGGCGAGCGTCACCGTGCTCCTGGGCGGCGAAGGCCGCACACAGCGGGATGACGTCCCCCGTGAGTGCGCCGTCCTTGAACGCCACGTCGGAGCGGTGCTGGAGGATGTCCCGGAGCTGGTTGGCGTCGTAGGGCGGGAAGACGATCTCCTCCTCGCCGAGGCTGGACTTGACGCGAGGGTCGAGGAAGTCGGTGAACTTCAGGTCGTTCGAGATGCCCATGATGCTCACGCGGGAGTTCTCCAGCTCGGAGTTCATCCGCGAGAGGTTGTACAGCGTGTCGTCGCCCGACTTCTCGACCAGTTTGTCGATCTCGTCGAGCATGATGACGACCACGCGCTCCTCGTAGTCGACCGCGTCGAAGAAGACGCTGTAGACCCGGTCGGTCGGCCAGCCGGTCATCGGGACGCTCTCGAACTCCTCCTGGTCCTCGCGGAGGGTCTCGATGCGGTCGCGGACGTCCTCGCGGGAGTCGAACTCGGTGTCGGCGAGGGGGTGCGTTTCGGCTGCGCCGGCGCTGGACCGGTCGTCGGTGTCGGGGGCGGTGCCCGAGGCGGTCGCCTCGTACTCGTCGAGTGCGTCGAGCCGGTCCTGTAGTTCGTCGATACGGCGGTCGATGATCTCCTCGTTCTCGTCGATGAACTTGTTCGCGAGCTGGGCGAGCACGCGGTACTGGGTGTCGGTCACCTCGCAGTTGATGTACTCGACGGAACACGGGACCTCGTACTTCTTCGAGGTGGACTCGAGTTCGTTGGAGACGAACTTCGCGCTCGCGGTCTTGCCGGTCCCGGTCTTCCCGTAGATGAGGATGTTCGAGGGGGTCTCGCCCCGGAGCGCGGCGACGAGGATGGTCGCCATCTTGTTGATCTGCTCCTTGCGGTGGGGGAGCTCGTGTGGCGTGTAGGAGGGCCGCAGCACCTCCTTGTTCTCGAAGATGGGCTCCCCGCTGAGGAGGTCGTCGAACAACCCCTGGGAGGCCTCTTCCTCCTCCTCGTCGAGGACCACGTCGTCGAGGTCGACGCTGAAGTCCCGCGATGTCTCTATCTTTCCGGGTCGGTCCCCGTCTCGTTCGTCACCGCCCGCATCGTCGTTATCTGTCATCTGTTACGTTCACCCCTTTGTTTCATCTGGAGATAGTCGCCAGCCCGGTCGCGAGAGGACGTGACACCGGCAGTGAGTAGGTTCATAGTGAAGAACGCGATGTCGAACCGTCCAGTTGATGCAAACGAAGCAGATGAACACGAGGGTAATAATAGTTGTCCTTCAGCGACCAGTTCGGGGTCGGTCTCGGGGGCGTTCCACACGAAGTAACCGGGTGTTGGAGGGTCCTACTGCGAGTATCGAGCCGTTTCAGAGTTCGAGCCGGTGGTTATCCAGTCGGATGGGTACCTCGGGGGCCTCCGGTTTCAGGTCGAACCGGGGTGGCGGTGGTCGGTCGGCGAGTCGGTCGGGTCAGGATGGGAGGTTGGGGGATACAGCGTGAGTTCGGGGTCAGGACGGCGAAGATCGGTAGCTGGACGGGAAACGAAGACAGGGGAGCAGGTCGAAAAGACCGAGAACGCGACGAAGTCCACAGGAGGTCGGTACGTCGGCAACCGGAGTGGACGGGAAGGAAGGGGGTTCGTTGGGACACAGACCGGGGGGACCACCCTGTGCTTCCGGTCGAACGCTCGATGCGGAGAGACGACGGACTGCCTGTCGGAGACGGAATGTCGGAAGGAGGAGTTCTAGTCTAGTTAGTCTGCGCTCACGTACGCGAGCAGGCTTCCATCGTCCCGCAGAGAACCTCCTCTATACTACCGGGAGTCTATCCCGTAGGCAACTGATGGAGTCGACGACCTCGGTAGCTCGACGAACCGCCTATCGAGTGGACCGCGTCTCCTCGGGGCTGTCGATCCAGGAGCCCCGGAAGGTCCTGGAAGGAGATGGCGAGTTCCCGGTGGGTCCAGCTTGAGGGAGTCGTCGATGGAGGTGATGCGGTGGAATGGATAGTGAATGCTGGCGGGCCCTGGGTCGGGTGTCCGTGCTGGTCGGTCAGTGCTGCCGAGTACTGTGGACGGGAAACGAAGGGGTGCTAGCACGTCTCTAGGGACCCCCCCACCCCTTCGTTTCGGGTGGAACGCGAGAAAGGTGGGGTGGGGGTCCACGGGGTCTTCTAGTGCCGGAATGTTTAAGACGGTAGTCTATAAACAATATCCGCACTGCCGTATTAATCCAAATAGTACTAGAGCTAGTTATATTGTAGACTAGACGTTGTCTCTTTTCTGTTTCTTCACTAGAACAAAACACGCCATCTGCCGCCACCCCGACCACCCCTTCGACCGTCTCCACCCGAAACGAAGGGGTGGGGGGCTACCAACGTCGGCCGGTACCACCTATCGTGTCCACTGTCACCAGACCACGTGCCTCACGTTTCGTCTTTCCACCTCGAGCTATCCACTTCGATCGGTGACTGTCCCTGTATCGCCTACCGGGTCGTCCAATCCGTCCGAAGCCCGGGAGAGCGTGGGCCATTCTCCGGTCCACTCGACACTCCCGGGATCTTCCGCTGTCATCGACGCTCTTCTGTCCCGGTCTCCGACTCCCAGGAGCAGACGTCGAAGCAACCAACTGACTCGACAAGCGGTTCACCGCGTTCCACGTGAAAAACCCGTGTGTTGCGGCACTCGAACGGGTCTGGTTCGTGTGCACAGACCACGTCCCCGTCATCCGGTTTCCGGGCCGCTCGGCGCCCGTTCTCGACACGTTAAATGATATACAAATTTCATGTCTGACGTAGGCTTAAGTGAGTCGAGTTCGCTACTATGGGCAGACGCACGTGGATTGCGGTTTCACAGCCGGTCACGTGTGGGAGGATAGAACAGGATGGGACTCATCTCAGGACTGAAAGACAGCCTCGCTCGCGTGAGGGAAAGTCTGTTCACAGAGGAGGAGCAACAGAAGCGAATCGGCATCTACGGACCGCCGAACGCAGGTAAGACTACGCTGGCGAACCGGATCGCCCGCGACTGGACTGGTGACGCCGTCGGGCCAGAGAGCCACGTTCCACACGAAACGCGCCGCGCCCGGCGCAAGGAGAACGTGGAGATCGAGCGCAACGGCAGCTCCGTCAACATCGACATCGTCGACACGCCCGGCGTGACGACGAAGGTCGACTACGAGGAGTTCATGGAGTTCGACGACTTCGACAAGGACGAAGCCGTCCGGCGCTCCCGCGAGGCCACCGAAGGCGTCGCGGAGGCGATGCACTGGCTCCGCGAGGACGTCGACGGCGTCATCTACGTGCTCGACAGCTCGGAGGACCCGTTCACGCAGGTGAACACGATGCTCATCGGCATCATCGAGTCGCGCGACCTGCCGGTGCTCATCTTCGCGAACAAGATCGACCTCGACGAGTCCAGCGTCAAGCGCATCGAGGACGCGTTCCCGCAACACGAGACCGTCCCGCTCTCCGCCCTCGAGGGCGAGAACATGGACGAGGTCTACGACAAGATTGCGGACTATTTCGGGTGAACAATGCCGGAAGCTAAAACCTCAGACGGCGGCGGGGTCCAGATCGACCTCATCAGTGGCGAGCGGATGGCTAACCTCGCGAGCATGGAGAAGATCCGGATGATCCTCGATGGCGTCCGCGACGGGAACATCGTCATCCTCGAGGAGGGCCTCTCGCCCGACGAAGAGTCGAAGCTCATCGAGGTCACGATGACCGAGATCAGCCCCGACGAGTTCAACGGTATCGAGATCGAGACGTACCCCCGCTCGAAGACGAACGACGCGAGCATCCTCGACCGCATCATGGGTCGCGAGGAGACGTCGAAGCTCACGGTCATCGGTCCGGCGAACCAGATCGAGACGCTCCACAAGGACGAGAACCTCATCAGCGCGCTCGTCTCCCGGAAATAATGCCCCACCAGTGTACCGAATGCGGCCGGACGTTCGAGGACGGCTCGAAGGAGATGCTCTCGGGCTGTCCCGGCTGCGACGGGAACAAGTTCCAGTTCATCCCGAAGGGCGCGATGGACGACGCCGATGGGTCGCCGAGCCAGCCCGACGACTCGGCGAGTCCACCCGACCGGCCGTCACGGGACGGCAACGCGGTTACGAAGGCGGCCACGACCGTCCGCGAGTGGGTCAACCGGAACTCCGAGGACGAGGACCGCGCCTGGCCGAAGTCCGCGACAGAGGACTACGACACGCCCGCCGAGAAGGCGGCAGCACGGTCGGACGAGTCGCCGGCACGGGCCGACGACTCGCCAACCGGGCCGGCAGAGTCGGGAACCCAGCCCACCGAGTCGACCGCCGGGACGAGCGACCCGGCTGCAGGTGAAACACAGCCCTCGAACGCCGCCGAGACGGCGGAACCCGAGGCAGCGGAACCCACCCCGGCCGAGACGACCGGCCCGAAGAGGGCCGAGGCGGCCGAATCGGACACTGCCGAACCGGACACTGCCGAGTCCCGGCCCGCCCCACAGTCGGCCGACGACCAGGAGGGTGCGGGCAGCATCTCGGCGCGGACGATGTCCTCCGAGGACAACGCACAGGCGAGTGCACGCTCGGACATCGTCTCGCCGGACGAACTCCCCGACCCTGGCGAACAGTCGAGCGCCGCATCCGGTGCGGAGCCCGCCGCCCAACCGGCCCAGTCGGGAGCCCCGGAACAGCAGGTCGGCTCGGCCGACGGCCACGTGGTGGCCGAACCGGCCGACACCGAGGTCGACGACCGGCCCGACCTGGACGAGTTGCGCGAGGAGCTCAACCAGCAGTTCGAGAGCATCAAGATCCTCAACCCCGGGCAGTACGAGCTGAACCTGATGGAGCTGTACGACCGCGAGGAGTACATCATCTCCCTGCGCGAGGACGGCCGCTACGTCATCGACGTCCCGGACAGCTGGCGCGGGGAGGAGTGAGCCGACAGCAGCAATCTGTCCCATCCACACCCCTGTTTTTCGGGTCCAGAAACCGAACCATCGGGTTGTAGAATGTCTCTGAACCGAATGGTGGTTCCAGTCGAAACACTCGGTAAGACAGTCTCGTCGTGGCTGTCGGTGCGCACACCAGCCACAGCGTAAGACTTGCCCGTCGCAGCCATAACATCCGCGCGTCGCGGCCGGAACTGGTGGTTTTAAGCGTTCCCGCTCGTACCACCCGCACATGAGTGACGCCACCAAGATCGTCCTGACCACGGTCGGAGTCTCTGGAGTGCTCGCTATCGCCCTCGTGCTCGTCTCGCTCGGCGCCGGCGGCGTGTGATGTTCAGCGAACGCGACCTCTCTCCTTCGGTCGCGGCGGTCCGCGACGAGCACGCCCCGGGGGCGCTCGTCCTGGACGCGGCCACCGACTTCGAGACGATTCCGCCAGCACAGGCCGAGGACCTCGGTCTGCTCGTCGACTCGCTCTCGCCGACGGAGTACGACCCGGCGTGGGTGCCCGAGGAGGCCCCCGAACTCCTCCATCGGCTCGCCGGGAACGAGTTCACCATCGGCGCACCCGGCGACGGGAGCGTCGCGTGGACCCGCCAGACCGACCCGCCCGTCGTCATCGTGAAACCACGGGTGGAGGGCTCGCCGGAGTCGTTCATCGACTTCCTCGTCGCCGAAGCGCTCGTGGAGGCTGGCCTCGACGTCCCCGAGCACTTCCTCGGCTTCTTCGCGGCGCACTACCGCGACCTCGCCGACGCCACGCCGCTGGATCCGAACGCGACCTACCAGGTCGCCGCGGCGCTGTACGACGGCTGGCTCGGCCTGCACACGCGGGACGTGTTCGCCGACTGGCTGTCGACCCAGCCCGCCCTCGGCGAGGCGTGGCAGGACGCCGGGTCGCGCCTCGAGGGTCGGCTCGACGGCCTCGCCAGGGAGGTCGCACTCGGCCAGACCGACTTCTCGGACGCGACCGAGCTGGCCTGTAGCGGCCTCAAACACGCCGTCGAACTCCCGGCACCCTTCGCGGCACTCGACACCGATGCCTACCGCGACCGGGGTGCACCCTACGCGGTCAAGTGGGCGGAGAAGACGTTCGAGTCGCTGCAGTAGTCGGGGTCGAATCGACGCTAGTCTTCCCCGGGTTCGGTTCCGGGTTCCGAGGCGGTCGACTCGCCGTCTGCCAGCACCGCTTCCAGAACGATTCCCTCCTCGAACCCGCCACGGGCGGCCAGTTTCTCCCGTCGTTCCCTCGCGACCGCCTCGGCCGGGATGTCCTCGGCATCCCGGACCGCGTCGAGCACGGTCAGCACGTCGGCCAGCTCCTCGGCGCTCGGGTCGGCACGGAACTCCCGTGCCTCCTCGACGAGCTTCTCGCGAAGGCGGTCGCGGTACTCCTCGCCGTCGGCGACGTGCGTGACCGGTGTCTCGCCGTTCTCGCGGATCACCGCGGGAATATCGTCGCGGACCAGTTTGTCGAACCTCGTCATGAATCGCGGTCGGCGCGCAGCGTGAGAATCAGTCGTCGAAGGAGACGTTGCCCTCGACGTCGAGGTCGATGACGCGGTCGAACAGGTCGCGGTAGCCCTCCTCGACGTCGTCGTCGTGGACCTCGTCGGAGAGGTGGAACAGGCCGACGGCGTCGTGCTCGTCGATGAGTTCGAGGATGCGCTCGACGGCCTCGCGGCCCTCGTCCTCGCCGGCGTAGTAGGCGAGTTCGGTGATGGAGTCGAAACTGACGCGGAGCTTGCCGTCGTGTTCCGCGAAGAAGCGCTCGGTCTGTTCGATGATGCCGTCGAGGTCGTCGGGGGCGGAGACGTAGTGGACGTTCTTGCTGGAGCGTCGGGAGTAGCCGCGCTCGACGCTCAGGGTGTCGAGGATGACCGCCTTGGTCTCGTCGACGTCGTAGTACTCGAGCTTCTGGCGGACCTCACGCGCGGTGGTTCGGGTAGAGATGACGAAGAAGTAGTCCGTGTCGTGTTTCAGAAATTCGGTGTCGATCCGGTCCGTCTCACCTGTGGATGGATGGACGAGGAGGATGTTGGTCCCACCCGGAATCGTCTCGTCGAGTCCGTCTACCGTGAGCTGATAGTCCATACCTGCGGAAACCGGCGGGACGAACTTAACGTTGCGGGTGCGAAAGTGAGCCACGCTACCGGGGTACACGGCGTGAACCGCCGGTCTGTCGGGGGCCGCCCGACTCGTCACAGCAGCGAGTCGGCGGTCGCGGCACCGACCACGCTGAAGATGGCCCCGACGCTGATGGCCTTGAGTGTCGTGACGGCCATCTCCGTCTCCGTCGGGTTCGTCAGGATGCCGTCGCCGTCACCGACGAGGAACGTCTCGGGGGCGGTGAACGCGAGCGCGAGGATGGCGACCGACCCGAACGAGACGACCATGAGGGAGACGAACCGGAGCGGGATGCCACCGACCTCCAGCTCCCGGTCGGGGTTGCGGTCGTCGTCGGCCTTGTAGAGCGCGCCGTAGCCGATGGCCCCGACGATGGCGACCGTGACGAGGCCGTGGAGCGTCGACATGTTCGCGGCGAGGACCCACACCTCCTCGGTCACGACGAACGGTCCGGCGAGCAGGAACCCGCCGACCACCTGCTGGGCGCTGTCGGCGAGCTTGTACCGCTTGCTTGGGCCGACCATACCGGTGGATGCACGCCCGGGGCGGATAAGCGGTACGTTCTCGCATCGCATGAGGGGTGGTCTCCCGAACGGGTTTTGTCCTCTCGGGTCTGAGGGGTTACCCATGAGTGTCCGCGAGGAGTTCGACGCGTGGGCCCAGGACGGCCGCGACAGAGGGATGGAGGACCGCCACTGGCACACCGCCAAGCACGCACTGGCACGGATGCCGGTCGAGACTGGCGAGACGGTCGTCGACCTCGGCTGTGGCTCCGGCTACGCCGGGCGAGCGCTCCGCGAGACCAAGGACGCGGGTCGCGTCTACGGCCTCGACGGCTCCCCGGAGATGGCCCGGAACGCGCAGTCGTACGCCGACGACGAGGCGCTGGGCTACCTCGTCGGCGACTTCGACGACCTGCCGTTCGCGACCGACAGCGTCGACCACGTCTGGACGATGGAGGCGTTCTACTACGCACAGAACCCGGAGAACACGCTCCGCGAGGTGGCCCGTATCCTCCGCCCCGGCGGGACGTTCACCTGCGCGGTGAACTACTACGAGGAGAACGTCCACTCCCACGAGTGGCAAGAGTACATCGAGGTGGACATGACGCTGTGGAGCGCCGCCGACTACCGCGAGGCGTTCCGCGACGCCGGGCTCCACGTCGCGAGCCAGGACAACGTCCCGGACCGTGACATCGACATCCCGCCGGCAGACGAGTTCCCGACCGAGGACTGGGAGACTCGCGAGGCGATGGTCGAGCGCTACCGCACCTTCGGCACGCTGGTCACGGTGGGGGTGGCTCCGTGAACGTCGTGGAGGTACTGCTCGGCGTGTTCGGGATGGTCGCCATCCTCGGGGTCGGCCTCGCGTTCGTCGCGTTCCCCGAGGAGATGCTGAAGCTCCGGTTCGCACACCTGCGGTCGACCCGGCGGTACATCACCAGTACCCGGGTCACCCTCTACCGCATCATCGGCCTCGGGGTCGTCCTGATGGGCCTGCTGG
This window of the Haloarchaeobius amylolyticus genome carries:
- a CDS encoding class I SAM-dependent methyltransferase translates to MSVREEFDAWAQDGRDRGMEDRHWHTAKHALARMPVETGETVVDLGCGSGYAGRALRETKDAGRVYGLDGSPEMARNAQSYADDEALGYLVGDFDDLPFATDSVDHVWTMEAFYYAQNPENTLREVARILRPGGTFTCAVNYYEENVHSHEWQEYIEVDMTLWSAADYREAFRDAGLHVASQDNVPDRDIDIPPADEFPTEDWETREAMVERYRTFGTLVTVGVAP